The following are encoded in a window of Paenibacillaceae bacterium GAS479 genomic DNA:
- a CDS encoding Cell fate regulator YlbF, YheA/YmcA/DUF963 family (controls sporulation, competence, biofilm development), whose translation MNVYDKAYELAKALEESHEAKDVRAARAAADADPDARRMLFDFQKQQVDLQQRMMSGEEPSAEELEGLNRLYEVLSMNPLVQRYFEAEKRLSVVIEDVNRIIGNSLSALLLS comes from the coding sequence ATGAACGTATATGACAAAGCTTACGAATTGGCCAAAGCTCTGGAGGAAAGTCATGAGGCGAAGGATGTTCGCGCGGCAAGAGCTGCCGCTGACGCCGACCCTGATGCCCGCCGGATGCTGTTCGATTTTCAGAAGCAGCAGGTAGATCTGCAGCAGCGCATGATGTCCGGTGAGGAGCCATCTGCCGAAGAACTCGAAGGCCTCAATCGGCTGTACGAAGTGCTTAGCATGAACCCGCTTGTGCAGCGTTATTTTGAAGCCGAGAAGCGGCTGTCGGTCGTGATTGAGGACGTGAATCGCATTATCGGCAACTCGTTGTCAGCGCTCTTGCTTTCCTAA